The Amphiura filiformis unplaced genomic scaffold, Afil_fr2py scaffold_40, whole genome shotgun sequence genomic sequence tttttaaaaatcacagtaaaaattgtgatgctgtagcatttttggcatagaaatgttgtaaacattgaaattttgaccgaccatgttaagattggtgagctacgttaccaggattctatagtatgcacttgtattagatgtacttcctaataatatgtgaaagctaccagtggtcgaaccccatttatattagaattaaccgacataacgttctaacgttcgcaaatcacattaaaaacattaaaaccagtgaactacgttactgtgagctacgttacacactcatttacgcatcttcaaaacttctatgaaatggtgaaatctgttttacatttcactcaagtgatctttagattgctttttatgaccttggattgagtaaaaccagcccattttgtagtctgtaacgtagctcacattacaagagttttagtgttaaaaaacatcatgacttcctgaaagaaaaatatttaagtggtgttggcaattttttacatctaaaagtagtgatacatttactcttaatatACAAAAAAGCAGgtatttttgaacaacttttattttttcaatttttatagtggattggcaccggattttgtagaattagcggtatgtgaatgcacatataaacacatacacagcacctgttggaactcccggtcggagctagtacgaggaacccataccgtacttagctctgctaAAATAGGGCAgcgtcaataacgaaaatgtcataccgataaatgacacgtctgttttgcccggtttttttaagtttgccttgcgaactaggtcggagccgggagtttcaattattattGGAACTGAGTCTAGATTTAAATATCAGATATACTCAGACATAGAccgtaaggtactaatttcgaggagcataacaaacaccaaattggtgtcgtgtgtcgtgtggtctttcaatttgtgccgagtgtccttggcagacttgactatgcttcagtggtcatgaaaggattcaatagataacctctgccccactgatccccagctattgtctgaaattgctcctcggaaaatatattataacaactcagtcctcaaatgatagtcatataattataacgaccaaaagataaatgactgactatcattgaggactgagttccgcagtctaagatATACTCACATTTTAAGCGGTTGAATGCTCATGGTGGTACACTCTTTCGTTCACTCAAGTTGGCCTTAAAAAGACTAAAAATAATGAGAAACAAtgtaaaaatacccaaaaaatactGAATACAATCAAACCAGCCAGCAATGGCAATCGTCAGCAATCATCAAATCAATGCCAATTGATATAAAATGAATTAACTCTTCAGTCTAGctcatttttagtttttttttttctttttgcagaTGAGCTTCCAGCCACACTGGCTATATCGTTATTCTTCTAAGATACAATGGATTTGAGAATAAACTCAATATTACCGGTACTTTAAAATGCACTGAAAAGTGAAAACTCTgcacttacttttttttttttttcaagggcGCTGACATATTGTTTTGTAGTGATTCTATAAATAAGTTCTGTTTGTGTTTACAAAATATGGAAAAATATGACTCTTCAATACGCTTATCACGTGTGGCTTGTTTGTTTATTACTTTTGCTTTTAACGTAACAAATTTTGTTTGATAGCATTTGAATACTCCAACAATTTGAACATTTTGCCTAGTATTCCTAAAATCACAATAACAAACACTGCAAACGCTATGTCACATGTGAAGTCATATGACAAAGGATCATACAACCTCATCTTCAGGAACCCGTGTTCAGTAATCTGTGCGAAGCAGGTTGCTTATTTTCGATCTCAGCATTTTCTATGCATGCGAATAACAACCATCCTTCATTTCAGAAGTCCACAACAAAAATGGAGAGATTTGCTGTGTTGTTGATTGCTGTTTTTGTGGGGGTTTGCCAGGGTTATGGGGTTCACATGAAATCGAAGGCAAATGCAACCCTGCCTCTAGTAATGTGGCACGGAATGGGTAAGTTCCTGGTTCAATTGGTTTCAAGATTTTTAAGACAAGTgtatgtttattatttattatttctaaCTCTATTTAGTATTTTAATGCTTTAAAAAAGCATTTGTGTTTGCATGGTTTGGTTTTCTTTTTTATATTCTACCAACTGCGTATTATGACACAGGGCCCTGTAatctgaagggtaaccctgtatGAATATGGTTTTAATGCCTTTTTAGAATAAATATaaagtgaataaataaatgaataataatcgaTATTCCttccaagttttttttttcagaaaccttaatgtattaagggggtactatacccctgcacaattttgagcctatttttgcatttttctcaaaaattatagcgcattggggacaagtaagatatgtatattattataggggcaaggactacaactaaatcactggaaattttatttacagcacagacaacagttgtggagttacagtcaaaaatgagggaaaaccaatatttgatcaataaatcaataactacttgctttgagttgctgaattttcagtatagtagttgtagtccttgcccctataggcctatacatatcttattatatacctcatatatagattcctctcatctgattggttaaaagtggagtcattaaaatagctgtgccccctttttctatcaagatgacgtcatacaacaactgtgccccgggcacagttgattctatgcccggaaaataattggatattcgcaaccccgcatacacagatcgctcgtataccttgcgcacccactatacggccggcgttgattacgagtgttgagactatcgcggtcacagttcgcaatgaatttgacctctccttgctTGACGACGATCTTTCAACGGCCGCCGtagtgagtgcagtgattgtttacaaaatgttacatgtcaaggatttatacctgccaaatgtcactttttagacaaattactacgacctggagactcggcagtgtgtgatgttagcacagaaacggtagggttgttttagattatgacatcggtagatatcggtccaaattctgcacccttgctcttgcatgcactgtcatgctgtgtgcatttaagcctaaaggcctatgcagttaaaaacttgtaggccttgtcagtcaggaaatcttttaaccaatcaaatgagaagaatctatattattcggtatatgaaataaatattgactgcttaatattcggggcacagtttaaaattataggccctcggtgatgtcaaaaccatgactatgccctcagcttcgcttgggcatagtcatggttttgacatcacctcgggcctataattttaactgtgcccctcatagcagtcaatatttgtatacttgtcaccaatgtgctataatttttgtgaaaaatacaaaaataggcacaaaatttgccaggggtgtagtaccctcttaaatcCAAAATGTACGATCTGAAATTGGTAATTTTTAtcaaacctaattttttttgcatatttgtaatatttacacatgtcccaacttgcacctaaatggaattgggcaaatttgttgtctttgtaagtcaacagagcaaaattcgacatatattatcataatttaaaaaattatgatatgtcctcccatagaactgcatgttaaatggccaaaataaccagtggggtttctttcactttactttcATCTTAAAATGGACATCAATCCTTCccatcagttattactaatattatttcaacattttgaataaagaataacaaaataaaatttgacggaaatcgtacattaacttAAGGCtttaaatatgttaaacaaagtaataaaataattacCCGGTAGTTTAATAATATATGATGCAATCTGCTCCAGCTCCATGGGGGCcagtcatttttgaaagttgagttaattactataattattacctttaaGAACTACGAAGGAGGGGGTTGTCATCCCCCCTAAagctaagattttttatccgtcattaaAAAAACacacgtttacgcccaaacgacctttaggtaatcgtagatccatcctttgagctcattttagtgataaaagttttaccccagcaccttacctgggGGTAGGACCGGCTGTCAAAGATGACCACAGGAGGGGTGAAgcacaccattggtttctacagtaaaatcaatgattttcatatcactcttgtaaaatttaatatattccaaatttttagctgaaaatcaattttgcctgtaCTTTTGTATGTCTGGTTCCACACAGTAAATACACAGTATTTGCTGTCTGTGGTAAGCATTACGAAACAAGACAGACTGAATTGAGACATCAGAGCAGGTCAAAGTACtattttagcctacatgtatgtCCGGATGtccccgtatcctactatcgctCAAACAAGGAAGCCTCTTCACAAATTCACTCACCTCGCGATCCTACATCAAGAGTTGAAATAAACAACAAAGTTTCCAacaacaactttgtcattcctcaaaataacatgtaaaaataaaaatttgaagtCCTACTATAATAcaagttattgaaaattttgttccatttatgTCAACCCAAAATTATGTTTGAAAAAGGATGCTCCCCCTTCAGAAAATTTAactttgaacagttgaaaaagccgaaaatttgtgaaatgacggtccatgaagccttttgttGGCACGTTATACCTACATGTATTATTgttggcctataaattgtgttaaacatagggcctaaattggcaaatgtcgaaagcagaagcgaaaatggccacttgattatccactacgcagggggtgtctgagggaggtGTTCCTCCCtgagaaagaaaggtccaattgaagccatttggtgcaccatttttacactattttaatcATTAcctaaacagaaaaaaggacccgaactcaatttgcaaaatttcaaacGTTACACAGGTCCACTGACATACAAGTCTTGAGACTCGCAGTTACTAAAACTTGCATGGAttgatgctgacaaaatgtgacgggccctgcatatcgggagTAAGTCCTTAATGTCAAAAgctgagaataaatgcacaatatcaagCTATAttgggtgtttctctattcaaatcttgcaatatttggggctgtgcaataattatgagcccctcggggggagggggtaaaatttccaaacggctcgccaaaaattgcttgcccccccccctcggcccgccaaaaaatctttgcccccccttgaacatgccaaatttttgggatcccaatttgcaaaccttaaatggtctagaatagatgtacatgtatgttgtgagtgcagcaagcaggaaaatttgcatatttaagcgtttccgtactattttcctaagcctttttaagcctttattaaaaaggcgcccatgaatgtgtgccaaaaatcgcttgcccccaccctctcggcttgccaaaagttgcttgccccccccctttcagctcgccaaaaatttcttgccctcccccccaattttaccctcccccagggctcataattattgcacagcccctatagttctaaagttctgaagtatTGTATGACTCGAGAACTCAGAatatttgcacacgatagttacgcattcaatGCTATAATTTTTTGGTTAGAGTGCGTTTACATTTTTGCAATGGATGTTATTTATTCCgtcaatgttgaaatttggatgaaagttattttgatgagtcaagaGTCAAttgtatcttttgagtaaaattagcctattttgaacagtccaaaattttgttgaagtgcaattttagcaacatattTGATGCGATCATGCATTGTGATGCGATGTGTTTACTTctaaacttccattgctttacatggggtcatgcttcagcgaatccgactagattttgaatgcaatggtctctaacctcgaatgtgaagctattggtgagcaaattcaTGGTTAGACTTCAGgcattttatttggattttttttgtattttattgtttttttactccatatttttgtcttttctcAATTTCAAATGTGACACCTTTGCAccccccccatggaccagaacgtgtcacatataatttgcattgacTAAATACTGTATTGTAACTTTTTTTACACTGTTGCAGGTGATAGTTGCTGCAACCCTCTTAGTTTGGGGCGAATTCAGAAGATGGTTGAAGAGCAAGTCCCAGGCATCTATGTTTTATCTTTGCAGATTGGCGATAATATCATTGAGGTAAAAGGACTGTGAAAAGTAAAAGAACTGTATTATTATGTTGGTTTAAGAAAGCTTTTCTAAAAAAGGGGAAAATTCAAGTAGAGCTTTTATGGGGCAACCATCCCCTATAGGGATGTTTCATGTACGCCATGGCACAACAACGATATTGGAGCACGTAAAAATGAAATATCACCTACAGAGTGCTAGTATTCCTTACAAAGCATGGGTTTGAATGACGCGCCAAAGATTCACAGAGGATGATaatagtttgtttgtcctccaccgcacttgactgactctcaatgcaggtcatttttatcaaccttttaacCTTTCGTGCAAGCGCCCTATTATCATATTGTGATGGAATTTATCTTTCTAGCAAGAGTCTACATGTAAGGCAAACTTGCTGATGTGGCTTGGGCTTGTGGCCAATCCGCACTGTCTTCAGAAATCCTGGCCACACTAATAATAAGTCATACAAGGAGTCGGGTTTATCTTTTCTTGTTCTTTAAAATCATTTATTGAGGATTATGGGCTGATTCAAGTGATCGGATTCCGGAGCGGTATAGTAGGGAAATTTTATTTCTATGAAGGTTTCAAAACATTGAAAAGTAATTGAAAATATATTGCCATGTAATTCATCATGCCTGGAAAAAATGTGGACTCTAGGGAAATGTAGCATTtacttggagggaaattttgtttcctcaaataaagaaaaatgtgaaatatttatattTGTGGCAAACCTGTTGCACATTCCAGGGAATTTAGGGACAGGTTTTTCAAGGCTTAATGTTCTTCTACATAAAATtgataagggctcatattgaaattcccttacacaggaaggtgtgcaccatccggcagctttcctgtgctagccttcttttgttaaaatcctgtgcagggtgtatcactgatgcatataatccatccgtttcatgaccgagctttcctgaggcacgcgcttagcgaggggaatcctgccttctttctgtgtgaaaacgtggtagggtatttcaatatgagccctaaaggtCATCAAGGGTGAAATGGTCAAGCCACATAATGGTGTTACTGGGAGCACAGAAGGTCTTTGTTGAGAGCGCAAGAAAGACTCCCTGCCAACTGCCAATTTTTTAATACATAACaagtataaatataaaaaaatgtcaatgtttagATTCAGGATTTTTATCTTGAAAAACCAATTTGCTTTTTTTAACAGGACACTGCCAATGGGTTTCTGATGAATGTCAACAAACAGATAGATATGGCATGTGACAAGATCAGTAAAGATCCCAAGCTACAAGGAGGATACAATTCTATGGGGTTCTCTCAAGGAGGACAGTTTCTGTGAGTCACCATGCACCGCCAAGGTCATACGTCATTTATTTCCACACTTTTTGTATTGCAAGCAGCTACCATGAAACAGAGGACCTAATTATTGCATGCAGCTACATGACTTTAACACAAATAAACATCTcgaaaaaagtaattaccccctttaaataattgccattattcaaaaatgggctattgtattacaaatctgtaaaatgcattggaagcagaatttatttctgtgcacTTTGACGCCTCATtttatacgatagcccagaaaacaataaaacacctgtcaatttaatgtagtgaggtccagatttgaaagttgccctTACAACAATGTACTGAATACAagtcaatagaatttactgcaactttcaaatcttgggttacattgatttaaatgtatgctgtgatgtcaattgctacaaatgaggtgtcaaaatgtgcagaaataaattctgcttccaacgcattttacagatttgtaatacaatagcccgtgtttgaataatggccattatttaaaaggggtaatttatttttttgagatgtttttattatttttatgtatCTAGGTCAATATAACTTGCAAGGAAACTTACAATTGTAAATTTAAAACTCATGACAAATTCAAAATTAGCAAAGCGTGGAAAATTGATCATGCAAAACATTTCCACTACTACAGTACACTCCTACATTTCCACTACTACAGTACACTATTCAGTGCATAAAAACAAAGGACTTATGAACTTCTCGTGCAACtgttgaatgggctattccagtttaaatccatgtcCCCATTGAAGACatgatgaccttaatctcccacacagttggTGAAGATTataatggagttacctgaatgggactccattttgaaattcacactccaagTGTGGAagaggtcatgacttccatacaaatgtaggggtatggatttcgactggaatagcgcattgttAGACAGGAACCAAAGTTTCCTgttatgtaaagttcatatttcATTTTGTACATATTACTCactttgttttacttcattcTGATTCAAAAAAGGAAAAGCTTCAAATCAAACATAAAAGTGGCATTTTGCTGTAAACTTGATTTGTTTCATTCTGGAATTATATTGAACACATTCTAGCAATGAAAAAATTCCAGTACCATACCCGGGTaccataggcctactttaaaactTTATGGTTTACACAATCTTTCACGTCAATAGTTAAAAGAGAATTTTACTTTGTGACAGGATGTTTTGGGTCCAAATTAATTGACTGCACAAATGCTTATTTTTCCATTTGCTATTATGATGAGACTTTTTATGATGCTACACATGTATCCTGTAATGCATTATAATAAATCCTTATCAAGTACAAAACCATCATCACTTTTTAATCTAAAGCTAGTACTTGAAAAAAAATGTGGAAGTGGCAGTCGAACTGACCAGTTATAGTCCTACTCTGTAGCCTATTATAGGGCATATGGTTGGCCTCATAGAGTCCCTAATTGTAAGACTATTCATGTATTCTaggtgaaatttacacctacGCATGTTACTTTCGTCCTGTTAAATGAGGAATTAGCAATGGGTGTCTTCAAACAtgggctatcttttagaataccctaccattttttacattcacagtgtatgtgtatgggtcgttcataaaagacccccattgaaaatctacagtggtagggtattctaaaagaaatcccaAACATTCTTGAAATATAAGTTTAATAACACTGTTTAGTGCCCCTTTAATATTTCttgtgtttgtttttattctCAGACGTGCTGTGGCACAGCGCTGCCCATCGCCACCAATGCACAACTTGCTGTCAGTGGGCGGACAACACCAAGGTATATTGAGTGATAACCATTGATGCATGCATCATTGCATGATTAAGTATACTATTTGTGATATTAGTGTTATTTAAACTTTTCAGTAGTTGTTTGTTTTGATAACAGGGCTTCCCAGCAGACTAAGCAATAGTTAGGTTAttagagggtcattcaaaaagttctacctccatcatcacatctctgttatcttacatgcaaggatattgaaattacccatgattatgcTCTAAAATCCTTGGCTACAAAATAGCAGTTATTTGACTATATTTTAAGACCTTTAAAGGCACAACTTTGCCATACTTGCAGATCTAATCAAAAAAGGATTGCAAAGTCATCATGAATCTCGATAGGATTCCAGATCATTCAACCAAGTTTGGAATAGCATGTGATGAATTGGCACAATTCTCCTTCAATCACCTGTTGCATTCTTTCCATCTATTTCTCTTTAAACACTTACAGGTGTATTTGGATTTCCCAAATGTCCTGGAGCCAATTACACTCTATGTGAAATGGTCAGAAAACTACTCAACCTTGGAGCCTATGAAAGGTATAGTAATATATACATTAATACAATCAAACAAGTATTTTGTGGATATGAACTATACGTGAACGTCTACCacaaaacgctcgtaaagtcggaccaggtcaattttgttttcgtccatgtttagaaaatatatatcataagctttacaatgatatatcattcgacttcaaacgatatccagaagctgaGTTacggtttgttaaactttgctccttcagcaatAGGGACATTATTTCagtgctacattatttctctttttccacaatgctggtattaaatatcaaatggtcataactggtggtcacttcaaatcatccccaagtcaacaaggttcaggaatgtcctctcattgttaattgttggccaAACATTTCATTCTTTACAGTGTGTTTTACAGCAGGATTTGAAATCATAACCTCTTCTGAGCCTGATTTGAACTTGTAATTAGTAATTTTATAGTGATCACTTTTATTATCCAAAGCAACTCAAACATAAGTAAAACTTATCAAACAAGCTTGACTCCTCTCTCTGCACACATTAGTATATTTTAATCTCAATTCTGTATTTGCTTAAATGTTTTAATTCAATATTATGAAATCTAAACCATATTGTCTTTCTGTTTTCCAACATGTGATGGTGATTATTTCCTGTCTCCAGTTTCATACAGGATTTGTAAGTATCAATTTAATATTTCTAGAGTTTCATGTAGCCTTGGTCCAAGGCCTGGGTCTAAAGTCACAGAAAAAGctttatttttaaacttttcaACTTACCAAGTCATCAACAGGAAAAAGACTCTATACTACAACTATGATAACCACATGGTATAATAGCTAAACCGTGGCTTATATCACCCATCCCTCCTGTGTCAATGGTTAAGTATCGCCAATATGATGTGCTGAAAATTTATAGGTCCAATTACTTGAAGCTGGGCTAgctggtcaggcttcctaagccagcaggcctgccctaccaatgtggatcccattctattgatttatctttctaagTGATGAACAATGTAAAATTATAAGCACTGATATACCTGACTAATTGGGCTTACGCCTGGTGGCTAACGAAgcatgaccactagccatgcttcgagaaaccggcccatAGTGGTTTCTTAGGTGTTATAATGACTAGGTCCCATGTTTCACATAACTCCACTTTCCACATAGTTCCACATAAATTCAATGTAGCCATTGATGAACTGTGGATTATATTCAGCAAGTGGCAGGCTTATGATTTGGACCATGCAGGTAAACAATGCCCACACAGGTCATAGGTAGTGCATACCGTGATCCCTTGTGTAATTATTTGTGAGAATTTTTATCTATGATAATATTAATTGAATAATTTAGTTGTACAGCTTACATGAATTTTTAATTGTTGAAGAttcatttaaaattttaaaaagaatgttaagaagacttggtcaagtctgtgtttcataacataaTAGTTGGTAATTTGATACAGGCAGTTTTGACCATATATACTACAATTCATTATAATTTTCAAGATTTCAAACCAAGTATTAATTAAATTACAccaaaagaaggccactcccaacaatcaagtggacaattttactgtcagccttcgGATCAAGAGAAAGAAAGTGCTTAATACAATCTCAACTGCCATTGAGGTGTTTCTGTGTAATATGTATTATCCATTCATGTAGTTGACAAACCACCAAGAATTGTCAGGTGTTTCGTAAATGTACATTATGTtccactacctggagagaattgatcaaaaaatgaattccctcctgaggttcgtatctgtcaatgagttgaccagatcacaaggatgtcattatatagctagaggcagtatataacacaaatgggtcaatgagttacataaaaatgaccttgtgtggtatttggttcccaggaagcgagttttgcctgaggcctgatctccctcactacaagagttattgccgtcaatttggttgaaaaaggaggtgagacatgatcaaattctgcaggtaacaaaacgtaatgatttCTGTTATTGTTTGTTTCATTGTAGCCTTGTGCAAGCTGAATATTGGCATGATCCTTTGAATGAGGAGGAATACAGAGCTAAGAGTGTCTTCTTGGCAGATATCAACCAGGAAAAAGTGAGTTTTCAGTAAAACATTACAGAGATTtaggcaggcccgtagccaggattttattttggggggtgctgattttgaaaaagtggacttttttttcaaaatttggacctttttggactggggggaGAACATTGAAAAAACCCTATTTTTGGTTcttgctatgctcgcaaatgggactttttgggtcaaaaaaaggGAATTTTTTGGCCTTTAGCATTTTTTTGGCTACGGTTCTGGATTAAGGGACTGTTCAATATTTACACCAGCGTGGGAGTGGGAGTATTGACaaaaaaattagcaaaaaatTTCATGTTACCCCATCGTGCCTGCTCAACATTTTCGGATTCGTACTTGTTTTTCTCCTttgctccatttaaaacttaacattccccctcaTGGTTCAACCAAGATTTTCCCCTCAAGACCTCCCCAAAATTCAGATTTCCCCTTAAAACTCCCACTCCCCCTGGCGGCTGGCGTGAATATTGGACGATCCCTTAGGCATCCTTTTGTACAtatatacaggcatgagaattttcaggtttaaatctgaattcaggtttttttgttgtccaaatttccatactttcttttaatttcagcccgttttgggcctTTTTAGCCCATTTCACACACGTTTTCAGgcttttttttaaacacttcaggttttttcatggatgatcattctcatgcctgtatataTGTAGCAGTTTCTTCATTTTTAATTTAACATGTTTTAACAGATAACATACAGGTTTATGTGTTTAATAAGGAATTCTGCTACAAATTAATTTTTTCCAATAGCAGTAAATGTTTACCTTGACCATAAAAAATCAACTACTTTTTCCCATCATAAAAATATGCAGTGCAATGACACAGGGCTCACATTTGATTTAAACAATGTAAGCAACTTGCAGTGGtgacaggatttttttttcagaagggTAAGGGGGAGCAAagcaaaaaaatggaaatttggaattttttacacaa encodes the following:
- the LOC140144116 gene encoding palmitoyl-protein thioesterase 1-like translates to MHANNNHPSFQKSTTKMERFAVLLIAVFVGVCQGYGVHMKSKANATLPLVMWHGMGDSCCNPLSLGRIQKMVEEQVPGIYVLSLQIGDNIIEDTANGFLMNVNKQIDMACDKISKDPKLQGGYNSMGFSQGGQFLRAVAQRCPSPPMHNLLSVGGQHQGVFGFPKCPGANYTLCEMVRKLLNLGAYESFIQDFLVQAEYWHDPLNEEEYRAKSVFLADINQEKVMNPSYKTNLMKLNKFVMVMFSKDTEVQPKESEWFGFYKPGQDKILNTLQESAIYKNDTLGLKEMDAQKKLVFLTAEGDHLQFTEDWFKQNLVPYLK